A region of Methanobacterium sp. DNA encodes the following proteins:
- a CDS encoding biotin transporter BioY, which translates to MEIPEIPVVDNYYKKRFAFFKWSRELSLTNKVILAFFMACITGICAQIIIPLPWTPVPVTGQTFAVLMAGVVLGRYWGGMSQVMYVAIGLAGVPWFAGMTGGYNIIFGATTGYLIGFILTALFLGHFTDKYIKARSFTPMLGLMLLANFAIIYIPGLIGLCAFLYFVKGAVPSIWALLVMGLLPFVIGDLIKIICAAGLTKAITPKEPYTYEVGAKQ; encoded by the coding sequence ATGGAAATACCGGAAATACCCGTTGTTGATAATTATTATAAAAAGAGGTTCGCTTTTTTTAAATGGAGCAGGGAACTATCTTTAACAAATAAAGTGATTTTAGCCTTCTTTATGGCATGTATTACTGGAATTTGTGCCCAGATAATTATACCTCTCCCATGGACTCCTGTACCCGTAACAGGACAAACTTTTGCCGTTTTAATGGCGGGAGTTGTTCTTGGAAGATACTGGGGTGGAATGAGTCAGGTGATGTATGTTGCAATAGGTTTAGCAGGTGTTCCATGGTTTGCAGGAATGACTGGAGGTTATAACATAATATTTGGAGCTACAACAGGTTATTTAATAGGTTTCATATTAACTGCGCTTTTTTTAGGTCACTTTACCGATAAATATATTAAAGCACGAAGTTTCACACCAATGTTAGGACTGATGCTCCTTGCAAACTTCGCAATTATATATATTCCAGGTTTAATTGGTTTATGTGCCTTTTTATACTTCGTTAAAGGTGCAGTACCTTCAATATGGGCATTACTTGTAATGGGGCTTCTTCCATTTGTTATTGGGGATTTAATTAAAATTATATGTGCAGCAGGACTAACTAAAGCTATTACACCAAAAGAACCATACACCTACGAAGTGGGCGCTAAACAATAA
- a CDS encoding tyrosine-type recombinase/integrase: MIEDYLIELEIRNYSRNTIKTYKSIVINFYNFLLQEKNLTDDRRVLRAFKKYIQFLKRDKGVSQNYIYLVTVVCKKFFEFGSIYILNEVQTPKRTKSLPKHLNEKEVESLINAFDNESNCNSEYKKLVNLRNKVILALLYSSGLRVSELVTLETDNIDLHERTMRIRGKGEKDRIVLFDDETKVLIEDYIDKKSVNDEYLFVNRSGNHLTPRYIQMMIKFHAEKAGIKKKVTPHILRHSFATHLLKNGVDIRAIQQLLGHSNLSTTQIYTSVDMRTLKSVYDRAKLI, from the coding sequence ATGATTGAAGATTATTTAATCGAACTTGAAATAAGAAATTACTCCAGAAATACCATAAAAACGTACAAATCAATAGTGATTAATTTCTATAATTTTTTACTTCAAGAAAAAAATCTTACTGACGATAGGAGAGTTTTAAGAGCATTTAAAAAGTATATTCAATTTTTAAAGCGTGATAAAGGAGTTTCTCAAAATTACATTTACCTGGTGACAGTTGTTTGTAAAAAATTCTTTGAGTTCGGCAGTATTTACATTTTAAATGAAGTTCAAACACCTAAAAGAACAAAATCACTCCCTAAACATTTAAATGAAAAAGAGGTTGAAAGTCTCATAAATGCCTTTGACAACGAATCAAACTGTAATAGCGAATATAAGAAGTTAGTGAACCTTCGAAACAAGGTTATTTTAGCATTACTTTATTCTTCCGGTCTAAGAGTATCTGAACTTGTTACATTGGAGACAGATAACATAGATTTACACGAGAGAACAATGCGAATACGTGGAAAAGGTGAAAAAGACCGTATTGTGCTTTTTGATGATGAAACAAAGGTTTTAATTGAAGATTACATCGATAAAAAATCCGTTAATGACGAATACCTTTTTGTTAATCGATCTGGAAACCATTTAACACCAAGATATATTCAGATGATGATAAAATTCCATGCAGAAAAAGCAGGGATTAAAAAGAAGGTTACACCACATATTTTACGCCATTCATTTGCCACACATCTTTTAAAAAACGGTGTTGATATTAGAGCTATTCAACAGCTTTTAGGGCATTCAAACCTTTCTACTACTCAAATTTACACCAGCGTGGATATGCGGACGCTGAAAAGTGTGTATGACCGTGCTAAACTAATTTAA
- a CDS encoding transcription initiation factor IIB produces the protein MKYDASEIEKVETKCPECDSDKLINDHERGEIVCGACGLVIDDNLVDMGPEWRAFDHEQRDKRTRVGAPITYTIHDKGLSTMIDWRNKDIYGRDIPARNRAQWYRLRKWQRKIRISGATERNLAFALSELDRDSSRLGLPRSVREAASVVYRSAVENKLIRGRSIEGVVAASLYAACRRCNVPRTLDEIAEVSRVSKKEVGRTYRFLTRELNIKLPPTSPVDYVPRFASELSLSGEVQSKAIEIIEKAMKKGLTSGRGPTGVAAAALYIASVLLGERKTQRDVADIAGVTEVTIRNRYKELTEQLDMGVTL, from the coding sequence ATGAAATACGATGCTTCAGAAATCGAAAAGGTTGAAACGAAGTGTCCAGAATGCGATTCTGACAAACTCATTAATGACCACGAACGTGGAGAAATTGTTTGTGGTGCATGTGGTCTGGTTATAGATGATAATTTAGTTGATATGGGGCCAGAATGGAGAGCCTTTGACCATGAGCAAAGAGATAAAAGAACAAGAGTAGGTGCCCCTATAACCTATACAATCCACGATAAAGGTCTAAGTACCATGATCGACTGGAGGAATAAGGACATCTATGGTAGAGATATCCCTGCAAGAAACCGTGCCCAGTGGTACCGTTTAAGAAAATGGCAGAGGAAAATAAGGATCTCTGGTGCCACAGAAAGGAACCTTGCGTTTGCTTTAAGTGAACTTGATAGAGATTCATCAAGGTTAGGTTTACCAAGAAGTGTGAGAGAAGCAGCGTCAGTCGTCTACAGAAGTGCTGTAGAAAATAAACTCATCAGAGGAAGGAGTATTGAAGGAGTCGTTGCAGCATCGCTATACGCTGCATGCAGAAGATGTAACGTTCCAAGAACTCTTGATGAGATTGCAGAAGTATCACGTGTAAGTAAAAAAGAAGTTGGAAGAACTTACAGGTTCTTAACCCGTGAACTTAACATTAAATTGCCACCAACTTCTCCAGTGGACTATGTTCCAAGATTTGCAAGTGAATTAAGCTTATCTGGTGAAGTACAATCTAAGGCAATCGAAATAATAGAAAAAGCAATGAAAAAAGGCCTCACTTCAGGTAGAGGTCCTACAGGAGTTGCAGCAGCAGCATTATACATTGCATCTGTACTTCTTGGTGAGAGAAAAACTCAAAGAGACGTTGCAGACATTGCAGGTGTAACTGAAGTAACCATCCGCAACAGATACAAAGAGCTCACTGAACAGCTTGATATGGGTGTAACATTATAG
- a CDS encoding toprim domain-containing protein, which translates to MSFRRLSRIVEELSFRVGQGTPILIEGKKDEKALRELGISGNIIKVSGSGLKLFEIAEMAVESSKEVIILTDFDKKGNILAKKLSKDIQNLGSHPDLNIRKKIMKITGRYIKDIESLPKHLKQLELEINPYGNYL; encoded by the coding sequence ATGAGTTTTAGAAGATTATCTCGTATTGTTGAAGAGCTATCATTTCGTGTAGGACAGGGAACACCAATTCTTATCGAAGGGAAGAAAGATGAAAAAGCATTAAGAGAATTAGGTATCAGTGGAAATATAATTAAAGTTTCTGGTTCTGGCCTTAAACTCTTTGAAATTGCTGAGATGGCAGTTGAATCATCTAAAGAAGTCATTATATTGACAGATTTTGATAAAAAAGGCAATATACTTGCTAAAAAATTGTCAAAAGACATACAGAACCTTGGCTCTCATCCTGATCTTAATATTAGAAAAAAAATAATGAAAATTACTGGAAGATATATTAAAGATATAGAAAGTCTTCCAAAACATTTAAAACAACTTGAACTTGAAATAAATCCTTATGGTAACTATCTATAA
- a CDS encoding RraA family protein: MNYKGKLSPESFLKTFSKTEFNRLKRLNITSSQISDALNNLTGNSGVINGIKPLFDATVIGKAVTADTASDDWGTSVKAIDSAKKGEIVFIRVDRDDKAVWGELTSKTAKEKGIVATIIYGAVRDIKAIKEMKYPVFSKNIVPNAGNPKAEGKIGISLNCGDVAVNPQDVIIGDECGVVVIPKELLNKVINEAIKIKNKEKQIIARIEKGSSLSSILELK, encoded by the coding sequence ATGAATTATAAAGGGAAACTTTCACCTGAAAGTTTCTTAAAAACATTTTCAAAAACTGAATTTAATAGACTTAAACGTTTAAACATCACATCTTCCCAGATTTCAGATGCGCTGAACAATTTAACAGGCAACTCTGGAGTAATAAATGGGATTAAACCTTTATTTGATGCCACAGTAATTGGAAAAGCAGTGACAGCTGATACTGCATCTGATGATTGGGGAACAAGTGTAAAGGCAATAGACAGTGCAAAAAAAGGTGAAATTGTTTTCATCCGTGTTGATAGGGATGATAAGGCAGTTTGGGGAGAATTAACTTCTAAAACTGCAAAGGAGAAAGGAATAGTTGCTACAATTATTTACGGTGCAGTAAGGGATATTAAAGCAATTAAAGAAATGAAATACCCTGTTTTTTCTAAAAATATAGTCCCCAATGCTGGAAACCCAAAGGCAGAAGGTAAAATCGGTATTTCTCTTAATTGCGGTGATGTTGCTGTCAATCCTCAAGATGTTATCATTGGAGATGAATGTGGAGTAGTAGTCATACCCAAAGAGCTTTTAAATAAGGTAATAAATGAGGCAATAAAGATTAAAAATAAAGAGAAACAAATTATTGCCAGGATTGAAAAGGGAAGTTCACTGTCATCAATCCTTGAATTAAAATAA
- a CDS encoding UPF0104 family protein translates to MQSTTDFIREHKVKIVISFAMSLFLIFIVSFIVGLQDIVNVLSQTNLYLMVFTMFLGFTIIFGWTLRWKLILEVLHSAPEFKQLILMMFTSLFGNNITPGAAGGEPLRAYLLNKFEDVPFETAFASATADRVFEFFPFVLVSTLAAYLIFTLNIGFLPGLIVSIMIITTMVFFGLIIYVGYSKEVSTRIIISIAKRIYPFIKKLTSRETSFTSIKEKLIGYIETFTMGFQGILRDHRTFIMGILISFAMWGIDNFRFYLTFGAIGYYPPIIPMIIIYTISILVSILPTLPGALGIREGTMIALFLPVGVPADVVLAVSLLDRLVTYIVPTLLGAVTTLYYGKKYKENKARFIRA, encoded by the coding sequence ATGCAGAGCACTACAGATTTTATCAGAGAACACAAAGTTAAGATTGTAATTTCTTTTGCAATGAGTTTATTCCTCATATTCATTGTATCTTTTATTGTGGGCTTACAGGATATAGTAAACGTTTTAAGTCAAACAAATCTTTATTTAATGGTATTTACCATGTTTTTAGGATTTACAATAATATTTGGATGGACATTAAGATGGAAACTGATTTTGGAAGTGCTTCATAGTGCGCCTGAATTTAAACAGCTTATTTTAATGATGTTTACAAGTCTTTTTGGAAACAACATTACTCCCGGGGCCGCTGGAGGAGAACCTTTGCGTGCATACCTTCTTAATAAATTTGAGGATGTTCCATTTGAAACTGCCTTTGCCTCTGCTACTGCAGATAGGGTTTTTGAATTCTTCCCTTTTGTACTGGTGTCCACATTAGCAGCTTACCTTATATTTACATTGAACATTGGATTTTTACCTGGTTTGATAGTTAGTATAATGATAATAACAACCATGGTATTCTTTGGATTAATAATATACGTTGGTTACAGTAAAGAAGTGTCAACAAGAATTATTATTTCAATTGCAAAACGTATTTATCCATTTATCAAGAAATTGACTTCCAGAGAAACGTCTTTTACTTCCATAAAAGAAAAGTTAATTGGATATATTGAAACCTTCACCATGGGTTTTCAGGGAATTTTAAGGGATCACAGAACATTCATCATGGGAATACTGATTTCATTTGCTATGTGGGGAATTGATAATTTCCGCTTTTACCTGACATTTGGAGCAATTGGTTATTATCCCCCCATTATACCTATGATAATTATTTATACAATATCTATTTTAGTATCTATTCTCCCAACACTTCCTGGAGCTCTTGGTATTCGTGAAGGTACCATGATTGCTCTTTTCCTGCCAGTTGGAGTTCCTGCAGATGTGGTTCTTGCTGTATCATTACTGGATAGGTTAGTAACCTATATCGTGCCTACTTTATTGGGTGCTGTAACCACGCTGTATTATGGAAAAAAATATAAGGAAAATAAAGCACGTTTTATTCGTGCATGA
- a CDS encoding ATP-binding protein gives MYVNMKKEFLKDIKTTKDILIPKDPLSRVIGHDDVIEFVKIAVKQRRNLLLVGPPGIGKSLIAQAISFHLHKPNEEITVVHNPERPERPFVEIKTRKEIKSEKMELQMAEGDVVNAYEVPEAVAERLGFRCVHCGNYNSAYQSICPDCSGDKFSHINARRKHLGDLLGMFEMNSGPVSFPQERVTTTRVKDGKEEVVIYERIDSDKIKVLNQNALEKRRQIVDEKPKNIIVPLKRKLFIQATGASETELLGDVRHDPYGGHPDLGTQPYERVVPGAIHEAHEGVLFIDEIVHIAGLQRYILSAMQDKVFPIIGRNPQSAGSSVKVEDVPCDFIFVGACNIRDIQYILPPLRSRIQGEGYEILMRTTMPDNDENVAKLTQFVAQEIQMDGKIPHATRGAVELLIDEARKRAKVIDDKKDSLTLRLRDLGGVIRMAGDVAAMEGAEFIMEKHMNFAINNAISIEDQIIKRYNSFENALQKDLSSSQNMSNGKHGLPNENVDRSYM, from the coding sequence ATGTATGTTAACATGAAAAAGGAGTTTTTAAAAGATATAAAAACTACAAAAGATATTCTAATACCAAAAGACCCTCTAAGTAGAGTAATAGGGCATGATGATGTTATAGAATTCGTTAAAATAGCTGTTAAACAAAGGAGAAATCTGTTACTTGTAGGGCCCCCGGGAATTGGTAAATCATTGATAGCACAGGCAATTTCTTTTCACTTACATAAACCAAATGAAGAAATCACCGTAGTTCATAATCCCGAAAGACCAGAAAGGCCTTTTGTAGAAATAAAAACCCGTAAAGAAATAAAAAGCGAAAAAATGGAGCTTCAAATGGCAGAAGGAGATGTTGTAAATGCATATGAAGTTCCTGAGGCGGTTGCAGAGAGATTAGGATTTAGATGCGTCCACTGCGGCAACTATAACAGCGCTTACCAGAGCATATGTCCAGACTGCAGTGGAGATAAGTTTTCCCATATCAATGCCAGACGAAAACATTTAGGCGACCTTCTAGGTATGTTTGAAATGAACAGCGGCCCTGTAAGTTTTCCACAAGAAAGAGTAACAACAACAAGGGTTAAAGACGGAAAAGAAGAAGTTGTTATATATGAAAGAATCGACAGCGATAAAATTAAAGTACTTAATCAAAACGCCCTCGAAAAACGGCGCCAAATTGTTGATGAAAAGCCTAAAAACATTATTGTTCCATTAAAACGTAAATTATTTATCCAGGCAACTGGTGCAAGTGAAACTGAGCTTTTAGGTGATGTAAGACATGATCCTTATGGAGGACACCCTGATTTAGGAACACAACCATATGAAAGAGTTGTTCCCGGAGCAATACACGAAGCTCACGAAGGAGTTCTTTTCATAGATGAAATAGTGCATATAGCAGGATTACAGCGCTATATTTTAAGTGCTATGCAGGATAAAGTATTTCCCATAATTGGGAGAAACCCTCAAAGTGCTGGAAGTTCTGTTAAAGTTGAAGATGTTCCATGTGACTTTATTTTTGTAGGAGCATGCAACATAAGAGATATACAGTATATACTACCTCCCTTACGTTCAAGGATACAGGGTGAAGGATATGAAATTCTCATGAGGACAACAATGCCAGATAACGATGAAAACGTTGCAAAACTGACCCAATTCGTTGCCCAGGAAATTCAAATGGATGGTAAAATACCTCATGCAACAAGAGGTGCAGTAGAACTTTTAATTGATGAAGCAAGAAAGCGAGCAAAAGTTATTGACGATAAAAAGGATTCACTAACCCTTAGATTAAGAGATCTTGGAGGAGTAATAAGAATGGCCGGAGACGTGGCGGCAATGGAAGGAGCGGAATTTATAATGGAAAAACATATGAATTTTGCTATTAATAACGCCATATCTATTGAAGATCAGATTATTAAAAGATATAACAGTTTTGAAAACGCTTTGCAGAAAGATCTCTCCAGTTCCCAGAATATGAGCAATGGAAAACACGGCCTACCCAATGAAAATGTTGACAGAAGTTATATGTAA
- the dnaG gene encoding DNA primase DnaG: MGKGEEITTTKYLIHAQINANGIVEKPDVVGAIFGQTEGLLSNDLDLRELQKTGRIGRIKVNINSRGGRSKGEIIIPSSLDRVETAILAASLETINRVGPCEAYIQVSKVEDVRAVKRRKVVDRAKELYKVMMEEVTPESLKMIEEVKEAMRIHEITEFGDERLPAGPNVSTSDAILVVEGRADVLNLLRYGVKNAIAVEGVSVPKTVAELTKSKTVTAFVDGDRGGELILKELLQVGEVDYVTRAPRGKEVEDLEKEEVMVALRDKIPVEQMYHDLGVKVEKIEVKEKEKVEDKVKVMKNILKELEGTGNAEIFDDALNILKEVKVENLYDELKNIDNHTYAVVFDGVISQRLIDIAKEKGLKHIVAVKMSDVVKKPNTIKVITR; the protein is encoded by the coding sequence ATGGGAAAAGGCGAAGAAATAACTACAACTAAATATCTCATTCATGCTCAAATTAACGCTAATGGTATTGTAGAAAAGCCCGATGTCGTAGGTGCCATTTTTGGACAGACAGAAGGTCTATTAAGCAATGATCTGGATTTAAGAGAATTACAAAAAACTGGAAGAATAGGCAGAATCAAAGTGAATATTAACTCCAGAGGAGGACGTTCAAAAGGCGAAATAATCATTCCATCCAGCCTTGACCGTGTAGAAACTGCCATTCTTGCAGCGTCACTGGAAACTATAAACCGCGTGGGACCCTGCGAGGCATATATACAGGTTTCTAAAGTAGAAGATGTGAGGGCAGTAAAAAGAAGGAAGGTTGTAGACAGAGCAAAGGAGTTATACAAAGTAATGATGGAAGAAGTAACTCCTGAAAGCCTGAAAATGATAGAAGAAGTTAAAGAAGCCATGAGAATTCACGAAATAACTGAATTTGGTGATGAAAGACTTCCTGCAGGCCCAAATGTATCAACATCCGACGCAATACTTGTTGTTGAAGGAAGGGCTGATGTTTTAAACCTGCTTAGATATGGCGTTAAAAACGCCATTGCAGTTGAGGGAGTAAGTGTTCCTAAAACTGTTGCCGAATTAACCAAAAGCAAAACTGTTACTGCGTTTGTAGACGGTGACCGTGGTGGGGAACTTATATTAAAAGAATTATTACAGGTTGGTGAAGTGGATTATGTCACCAGAGCTCCAAGAGGGAAAGAAGTGGAAGATCTAGAAAAAGAAGAAGTTATGGTGGCTTTAAGGGATAAAATCCCTGTTGAACAGATGTACCACGATCTGGGGGTCAAAGTTGAGAAAATTGAAGTAAAGGAAAAAGAAAAGGTTGAAGACAAGGTCAAAGTTATGAAAAATATTCTCAAAGAATTAGAAGGCACTGGAAATGCAGAAATCTTTGACGATGCCTTAAACATCCTTAAAGAAGTTAAAGTAGAAAATCTCTATGATGAACTTAAAAATATTGATAACCACACCTATGCTGTGGTATTTGATGGCGTTATCAGCCAGAGGTTAATCGATATTGCCAAAGAAAAAGGGCTTAAACATATAGTTGCAGTAAAAATGAGTGATGTGGTTAAAAAGCCCAATACTATTAAAGTAATAACAAGATAA
- a CDS encoding helix-turn-helix domain-containing protein: MAGKSKIKIEKHLSIKELDEIISGLKIDVKVYQRAIFLKMVMQKKPISHAAEFVGVTRETGFNWLKKYNEKGFDGLIPKYG, encoded by the coding sequence ATGGCAGGGAAAAGTAAAATTAAAATTGAAAAGCATTTGTCGATTAAAGAGTTGGATGAGATTATTTCTGGGCTTAAAATTGATGTTAAGGTTTATCAACGGGCTATTTTTTTGAAAATGGTAATGCAAAAAAAGCCTATTTCACATGCAGCAGAATTTGTGGGTGTTACTAGAGAAACTGGATTCAATTGGCTGAAAAAATATAATGAAAAAGGTTTTGATGGTTTAATTCCCAAATATGGTG
- a CDS encoding Gar1/Naf1 family protein, translating to MKKLGKISHISSKGKIIVRSDTTPGFGLSVFNENNKKIGIVQDIFGPTKKPYITVKVYAKNTESLDKRVGEAVFVSSKPLKKWGRRKRKKK from the coding sequence ATGAAAAAATTAGGAAAAATCTCGCATATCTCCAGCAAAGGTAAAATCATCGTTAGATCTGATACTACACCGGGCTTTGGTCTTTCTGTTTTCAATGAGAACAATAAAAAGATTGGAATTGTTCAAGATATTTTTGGACCCACAAAAAAACCTTATATCACAGTAAAAGTATATGCAAAAAATACTGAAAGTCTTGACAAACGAGTTGGAGAGGCAGTGTTTGTATCATCAAAACCTTTAAAAAAATGGGGGCGAAGAAAACGAAAGAAAAAATGA
- a CDS encoding TIGR04083 family peptide-modifying radical SAM enzyme codes for MAFHVMIIPTLGCPSKCNYCWSSEEGSPVMDIETVHEIVNWLKDFREDPVTFTFHGGEPLLAGYNFYKKTLPLLSKGLTGLKPAFALQTNLWNMTDELAELFAEYNIPIGSSIDGPQELNDFQRGEKYYERTMKGYETAKAHGLKVSFISTFTSYSIDYKEDIFNFFLENGFTLKLHPALPSLRNENPTKWTLDPQKYGELLIYLLDKYLENMDEIEIMNIDHLCKCVLTRRGTVCTFVDCMGDTFAVGPDGSIYPCYRFVGMPEYVMGNVEDHPTLKELQKSEPAKLLAEFKNYVDKNCKKCSYVRFCRGGCPYNALKINEKTGKAEISGVDPYCDAYKIIFKEITNRVNREYLASSGMMAFGSQTDEKTKKPGIMSLMLKDI; via the coding sequence ATGGCTTTTCACGTAATGATAATTCCTACTCTTGGATGTCCTTCAAAGTGTAATTACTGCTGGAGCTCTGAGGAGGGGTCCCCTGTAATGGACATTGAAACTGTTCATGAAATTGTTAACTGGCTTAAAGATTTCCGTGAAGATCCAGTGACATTTACATTTCACGGCGGCGAGCCTCTTTTAGCAGGCTATAATTTTTATAAGAAAACTTTACCTCTTTTAAGCAAGGGTTTAACAGGGCTTAAACCAGCTTTTGCACTCCAAACTAACCTCTGGAATATGACTGATGAATTAGCAGAGCTTTTTGCAGAGTATAATATTCCCATAGGCTCAAGTATAGATGGCCCGCAGGAACTAAACGACTTTCAAAGGGGAGAAAAGTACTATGAAAGAACCATGAAAGGTTATGAGACTGCAAAAGCGCATGGTTTAAAAGTAAGCTTCATATCAACCTTTACATCTTATTCGATTGATTATAAAGAAGATATCTTTAATTTTTTCCTTGAAAACGGCTTTACTCTTAAATTACATCCGGCTTTACCCTCACTTCGAAATGAAAACCCCACTAAATGGACTCTTGATCCTCAAAAATACGGAGAACTCTTAATCTATCTTTTAGATAAGTATCTGGAGAACATGGATGAAATTGAAATTATGAACATTGACCATCTCTGCAAGTGTGTTCTAACTCGAAGGGGCACTGTTTGCACATTTGTAGACTGCATGGGAGATACTTTTGCTGTAGGGCCTGATGGGAGTATATATCCGTGTTATCGCTTTGTTGGAATGCCTGAATATGTCATGGGAAATGTAGAAGATCACCCTACCCTAAAAGAGCTTCAAAAATCAGAACCTGCAAAACTGCTTGCGGAATTTAAAAACTATGTAGACAAAAACTGTAAAAAATGTTCTTATGTGAGGTTCTGCAGGGGCGGATGCCCTTACAATGCTTTAAAAATTAATGAAAAAACAGGTAAAGCAGAAATAAGTGGCGTAGATCCCTACTGTGATGCATATAAAATTATATTTAAGGAAATAACCAACAGAGTAAACAGGGAATATTTAGCATCTTCTGGAATGATGGCATTCGGTAGCCAGACTGATGAAAAAACAAAGAAGCCTGGAATAATGTCCTTAATGCTTAAAGATATTTGA